A DNA window from Bacteroides cellulosilyticus contains the following coding sequences:
- a CDS encoding glycosidase, whose product MKLKKFEGNPILSPLDSNDWESLVTCNPGVVYDNGTFYMLYRAAGNDAEHVIRLGLATSKDGFHFERVSDVPVFGPSEDGPDSGCVEDPRIVKYDTEYYITYAYRPYAPGQYWNFSHDEVLLPDCGSDAPMALRKNLGNTGLAVTTDFREFKRLGRLTSPVLDDRDVILFPEKVQGKYVMLHRPKEYIGGEYGVDYPSIWMKFSDDLLNWEDKESHLLITGTENSWEEKLGGSTPPLKTEKGWLVLYHGVEHGGRGYYRVGALLLDLENPLHILAKTPQPILEPELDFETSGLYNGCVFPTGNVIVDGELFVYYGSADKYVCVATCAVDELLDYLLSDSCRLH is encoded by the coding sequence ATGAAATTAAAGAAGTTTGAGGGAAATCCGATACTTTCCCCGTTGGATTCGAATGATTGGGAATCGTTGGTAACCTGCAATCCCGGAGTGGTTTATGACAATGGTACGTTCTATATGCTGTACAGAGCTGCGGGAAATGATGCCGAACATGTGATCCGTTTAGGATTGGCCACCAGTAAAGACGGATTCCACTTTGAGCGTGTATCCGATGTTCCGGTGTTCGGCCCCAGTGAGGACGGTCCTGATTCGGGTTGTGTGGAAGATCCCCGCATTGTGAAGTACGATACGGAGTATTACATCACTTATGCCTATCGTCCGTATGCACCGGGGCAATATTGGAACTTCAGCCATGATGAAGTGTTGTTGCCGGATTGCGGTAGTGATGCTCCTATGGCTCTCCGTAAAAATCTGGGTAATACGGGATTGGCTGTTACTACTGATTTCCGTGAGTTTAAGAGACTGGGACGTCTGACCTCTCCGGTATTGGACGACAGGGATGTTATTCTTTTCCCGGAGAAAGTTCAGGGAAAGTATGTGATGCTGCATCGTCCTAAAGAATACATAGGCGGTGAGTATGGCGTGGATTATCCATCCATCTGGATGAAGTTCTCGGATGATCTGTTGAATTGGGAGGATAAGGAAAGCCATTTGCTGATTACCGGAACCGAGAACTCATGGGAGGAAAAGTTGGGCGGAAGTACTCCTCCGCTTAAAACGGAAAAGGGTTGGCTGGTGCTGTATCATGGTGTGGAGCATGGCGGACGGGGATACTATCGTGTTGGCGCTTTGCTGCTTGACCTGGAAAATCCGCTGCACATTCTGGCTAAAACTCCTCAACCTATACTTGAACCGGAACTGGATTTTGAAACGTCCGGTCTGTATAATGGTTGTGTATTTCCTACAGGAAATGTAATTGTGGACGGCGAACTCTTCGTATACTATGGCAGTGCCGATAAATATGTCTGTGTAGCTACTTGCGCCGTTGATGAATTACTTGATTATCTACTTTCCGATAGCTGTAGATTGCACTAA